In the genome of Croceimicrobium hydrocarbonivorans, one region contains:
- a CDS encoding lamin tail domain-containing protein: protein MLQKLKFVGLFLFLGTILYGQTTIYSEDFTGQNGKGAVGPAPTIDVSGVSWTVDVSSASLTATTDWFQVVSEVFEARDIDGDAYWLSPSIDISAYANVSISLDAAEDGTMEASDIFVTEYRIDGGAWTQASTNGSLNDDFTSAVVSESGLNGGTLEIRVTMNNGAGTEYHKLDNVLVQGTIATSDTRVNFASSSATVNEGDGTYDLTLSITNEDATNATTCSVAIIAGGTGTAADVNNYPSPAAQANVTFPAGSAADQTITLTITDDASYEGTENLIFEIQSVAGGSNAAVGSANQLDLSIIDNENAPLPYSQDFANSTVPTGWTFTDFTVANSANAGGSAYEAELTYSNDNAGTSAITSEAIDASGANLIDLSWKQNLDYYEGGTGADFVIKVQTSTDGSTFNDVYTKTVSADETGTETVQISTSNGAGNSSFYVRWLYASNGDRFSYWRIDDISLSTATVPSITVEDNSQPSAANVSQGALNHILAAVSAAVADNDATISDFDVTVNGSFDSDDIDNFQLFYASSNSFGSASQIGSDIAGNGNGTSQSLSFSGLSTTITSGTSGYFWLVADVNASATASNTLTAQIPSLSFNAGNVTNNSSAAGTQTIVSATPRAVLADNGTQIAAANVPGDSANHVISSFQIAISDANADLNGLDITTSGTYQASDISNLKLWYSTDNSFDAGSDQILATIASPTAAGVQSFSSFNQILTNGSTGYFFISVDFPCAATATNTIAVTLIEDADLGFNGSTNTSGTASGAGTQTIINTNPADASSFSAGAGSSEANLSWTNPSCFDEVIVVAHTATISGTPSGSGYTANSQDYSDANNPSFPTAGSVVYNGTGTSTTITGLSNGTQYFFKVFARKGSNWSTGVEDNATPSSGIAVFINEMSQGSGGSKEWIEIVVTENGTDLRGWDIGDNDDGSYSEFLEFSSDNAWSNVDAGTVIAIYNSADVDATITDNTDFSDHQVTIASNNSTYFSGTWGSFGNSDGDDLAAIRDASNVIVHDIAVTHPSSTISGPGSGQVTYYTGSSSANSALSNPSNWTTDASTSGTPGAPNGGANTTWIQGIRPAAGAVPTPIGLSIGTFTTTTMDISWTKPSGVYGTDWDGVLIFVSDGSNGIDLSASGQDGIDYTANLAYASGTFATDAGINDNAYCVANQTTDANGSITVTGLTTGTTYYVYGYTYKVVSGNADDDEFSSEVSGGNATPAALPSAGDLVISEIMYNSSSTDDEWIEIYNASGSAISFDGSWRLSYSGNNFDLNGFTLNDGAYLTIALGSNGDGTFNNDNAFTPDTNSLNVLNANVASTNNSNNLGNASETVAIIYDPSGANLTIDEVTYDDASPWPSSADGNGPSLTLMDLASDNTQAANWRASYANGGTPGTAAITELIYTSSAWNTTPNSSTDSANATVKTGESYSFIADAAVKDLSIESGATLTISSGNVLTVHGDIANNGSIVVESGASLVQTKASDANTGSGSYSVSRAFTPFNQTRFSYWSSPVSNANIATVFSASNPNDLYQYITGTGWSSYSSGTMNPGQGYAATPSLNGGVNFNDSKTFSGDINNGDVSITVNSVSAGDYILLGNPYPSAIDFTAFASAHSDIVATAYYWDASPSNAGDAQYASWNASGHVAAPNSNRNSPSSSTRAMQGFFVQVAPGYAGGNLSFTFTNAMRDVSGNTSAGFFKTETRERAWFNLSTDSAANQILIMLDNRASDAYDNLFDAPIYKANQYHSFYSMQDSLEYSIQGLPYVQSGMVKSIPLGVDAWYKGMYTISLDSLNTWDATNAIILVDSLNGTKTDLSLNDYQFSVNQTGIIHNRFYLLLGTDQSIGLEENFSNGLSWYQDANGNLVINDDFKAGFQEIEVRDMRGQLIYQGQLDAQNIQHHIGTESFSAGVYLIHMLDREQVSHSSKVMIKKF, encoded by the coding sequence ATGCTGCAAAAATTAAAGTTCGTGGGATTGTTCCTTTTTCTAGGTACAATTCTCTATGGTCAAACTACTATCTATTCGGAGGATTTTACCGGACAGAACGGAAAAGGTGCGGTGGGCCCAGCCCCAACCATCGACGTATCTGGGGTAAGCTGGACAGTAGATGTTAGTTCGGCTTCCTTAACAGCTACCACCGACTGGTTTCAAGTAGTGAGCGAAGTATTCGAAGCTCGCGATATTGATGGTGATGCTTACTGGTTAAGTCCTTCAATTGACATCTCTGCCTATGCTAATGTAAGTATCAGTCTTGATGCAGCAGAAGATGGAACCATGGAAGCTTCGGACATCTTTGTTACCGAATATCGTATTGACGGTGGTGCCTGGACCCAAGCTAGCACCAATGGTTCTTTAAATGATGATTTTACCTCCGCTGTCGTAAGCGAAAGTGGATTAAACGGAGGGACTCTAGAAATTAGAGTAACCATGAATAATGGGGCCGGAACTGAATACCACAAATTAGACAATGTGTTGGTACAAGGAACGATTGCTACTTCTGATACTCGTGTAAATTTTGCCAGCTCTTCAGCTACCGTAAATGAAGGAGATGGCACTTATGATCTTACTTTATCCATTACGAATGAAGATGCGACCAATGCTACTACCTGCTCTGTAGCTATTATAGCAGGCGGTACGGGTACAGCCGCTGATGTAAATAACTATCCTAGTCCAGCTGCCCAGGCAAATGTTACTTTCCCAGCGGGAAGTGCGGCCGACCAAACTATCACCTTAACTATTACTGATGATGCATCTTATGAAGGTACCGAAAACCTGATTTTCGAGATTCAATCAGTAGCCGGGGGTTCTAATGCCGCCGTTGGTTCTGCCAATCAATTGGATTTAAGCATCATCGATAACGAGAATGCCCCTTTACCTTATAGCCAGGACTTTGCTAATTCTACAGTGCCCACAGGATGGACCTTTACGGATTTCACCGTGGCCAATAGCGCCAATGCCGGAGGTTCAGCCTATGAAGCAGAATTAACGTATAGCAATGATAATGCTGGTACCAGTGCAATTACTTCGGAGGCAATTGACGCTTCCGGTGCTAACCTTATTGACTTAAGCTGGAAGCAGAACCTGGATTATTATGAAGGTGGTACTGGTGCTGATTTTGTAATTAAAGTTCAAACCAGTACCGACGGTTCCACTTTTAATGATGTATATACTAAAACAGTATCTGCAGATGAAACCGGAACTGAAACGGTACAAATCAGTACTAGCAATGGAGCTGGAAATAGCAGTTTTTATGTTCGTTGGTTATATGCTTCTAATGGTGATCGCTTCTCTTATTGGAGAATTGATGATATCAGCCTAAGTACTGCCACTGTACCTAGCATCACTGTTGAAGACAATTCTCAACCTTCAGCCGCTAATGTTTCTCAAGGAGCCTTAAATCATATTTTGGCGGCAGTTTCGGCTGCTGTTGCTGATAACGATGCCACTATCAGTGATTTTGATGTAACCGTTAATGGTAGTTTTGATTCTGATGATATCGATAATTTCCAACTATTCTACGCCAGCAGCAATAGCTTTGGCTCGGCTAGTCAAATTGGTTCTGATATTGCAGGCAATGGAAACGGAACTTCTCAGAGCTTAAGCTTTAGTGGTTTATCAACTACTATTACTTCTGGGACCTCCGGATATTTCTGGTTAGTGGCTGATGTAAATGCTTCTGCCACTGCGTCCAATACCTTAACCGCGCAAATTCCTAGCCTTAGCTTTAATGCTGGTAATGTGACCAATAACTCCAGTGCTGCCGGAACTCAAACCATTGTATCTGCAACTCCTCGCGCAGTATTAGCCGATAATGGTACTCAGATTGCCGCTGCCAATGTACCAGGCGATAGTGCTAATCATGTGATTTCCAGTTTTCAGATTGCAATTAGCGATGCTAATGCCGACTTAAATGGATTGGATATCACTACATCAGGAACTTACCAAGCTTCTGATATTAGCAATCTTAAACTGTGGTATTCTACTGACAATAGCTTCGATGCTGGTTCAGATCAGATTTTGGCAACTATTGCCAGTCCAACTGCCGCAGGTGTACAATCTTTTAGCTCCTTTAATCAGATCCTTACCAATGGCTCAACCGGCTATTTCTTTATAAGTGTAGATTTCCCTTGTGCTGCTACTGCCACTAACACCATTGCAGTTACATTAATTGAAGATGCTGATCTTGGATTTAATGGAAGTACCAATACTTCTGGAACAGCCAGTGGTGCAGGAACTCAAACTATAATTAATACCAATCCAGCCGATGCTAGCTCATTTAGTGCTGGTGCTGGAAGTTCAGAAGCGAATTTAAGCTGGACTAATCCTTCTTGTTTTGATGAAGTAATTGTAGTAGCTCATACGGCAACTATTTCTGGAACTCCAAGCGGTAGTGGATATACTGCCAATTCTCAGGATTATTCGGATGCCAATAATCCAAGTTTCCCAACTGCTGGATCCGTAGTTTACAATGGCACCGGCACCAGTACCACTATCACCGGTTTAAGTAATGGAACTCAGTACTTCTTCAAGGTTTTTGCCCGTAAAGGATCAAACTGGAGTACCGGTGTGGAAGATAATGCTACTCCTAGTTCAGGAATTGCAGTATTCATTAATGAAATGTCTCAAGGTTCAGGTGGATCTAAAGAATGGATTGAAATCGTGGTTACTGAAAATGGAACTGACCTTCGTGGTTGGGATATCGGTGATAATGATGATGGTTCCTATTCTGAATTCTTAGAATTTAGTTCAGATAATGCCTGGTCGAATGTTGATGCCGGTACTGTGATTGCCATTTATAATAGTGCCGATGTAGACGCAACCATTACAGATAATACTGATTTTAGCGATCATCAAGTAACTATCGCTTCAAACAACAGTACCTATTTCTCAGGTACCTGGGGATCCTTCGGAAACTCTGATGGTGATGACCTTGCCGCAATTCGTGATGCCAGCAATGTGATTGTTCACGATATAGCGGTTACGCATCCATCTTCAACCATTAGTGGACCAGGTTCAGGTCAGGTTACTTATTATACCGGATCTTCCAGTGCAAACTCCGCTTTAAGCAATCCTTCAAACTGGACTACCGATGCTTCTACCAGTGGTACTCCTGGTGCTCCAAACGGAGGGGCCAACACTACCTGGATTCAAGGAATTCGCCCTGCAGCTGGTGCGGTGCCTACACCAATTGGTTTAAGTATTGGAACTTTCACTACCACTACTATGGATATTAGCTGGACTAAGCCCAGTGGTGTTTACGGAACAGATTGGGATGGTGTTTTAATCTTTGTTTCGGATGGTTCAAATGGTATCGATTTAAGTGCTAGCGGTCAGGATGGTATTGACTATACGGCCAATTTAGCTTATGCTAGTGGCACCTTTGCTACTGACGCTGGTATTAATGACAATGCCTATTGTGTGGCCAATCAAACCACCGATGCCAATGGTAGTATTACCGTTACAGGTTTAACCACCGGAACCACCTATTATGTATATGGATACACTTATAAAGTAGTAAGTGGAAACGCCGATGATGATGAATTCTCTAGTGAAGTTAGTGGAGGTAATGCTACCCCTGCAGCCCTTCCTTCCGCCGGTGACTTAGTGATCAGCGAAATCATGTACAATTCCAGCAGTACCGATGATGAGTGGATTGAAATCTACAATGCTTCGGGTTCCGCTATTAGCTTCGACGGTTCTTGGAGATTAAGCTATTCTGGAAACAACTTTGATTTAAATGGTTTCACCCTTAATGATGGTGCTTATTTAACTATTGCGTTAGGAAGTAATGGCGATGGTACTTTCAATAATGACAATGCCTTCACTCCAGACACCAACAGCTTAAATGTTCTGAATGCCAATGTGGCTTCTACCAACAATAGCAACAATTTGGGTAATGCCAGCGAAACGGTAGCTATTATATACGACCCAAGTGGTGCAAATCTTACTATCGACGAAGTAACTTATGATGATGCTTCTCCTTGGCCAAGTTCTGCGGATGGCAATGGTCCAAGTTTAACCTTAATGGATTTAGCTTCTGATAATACCCAAGCGGCCAATTGGAGAGCTTCTTATGCTAATGGTGGTACACCTGGAACAGCAGCTATCACTGAGCTTATCTATACCAGCTCTGCCTGGAATACTACTCCTAACAGTAGTACAGATTCAGCCAATGCTACTGTGAAAACCGGCGAAAGCTATTCATTTATAGCTGATGCAGCGGTGAAAGATTTGAGCATAGAGTCTGGAGCAACTTTAACCATTAGCTCGGGTAATGTATTAACCGTTCATGGTGATATCGCCAACAATGGCAGTATTGTAGTAGAAAGCGGTGCCAGCCTGGTACAAACCAAGGCTAGTGATGCGAACACAGGCAGTGGAAGCTATAGCGTAAGCCGTGCCTTTACACCTTTTAACCAAACCCGTTTTAGTTACTGGTCTTCACCGGTTAGCAATGCCAATATTGCTACCGTATTTAGTGCTTCTAACCCCAATGACCTGTATCAATATATCACCGGTACCGGTTGGTCATCTTATTCCAGCGGAACCATGAATCCTGGTCAGGGATATGCCGCTACACCTAGCTTAAATGGAGGAGTAAACTTCAATGATAGCAAGACCTTTAGTGGGGACATCAATAATGGGGATGTAAGTATTACCGTGAATAGTGTTAGCGCTGGAGACTATATCCTTTTAGGTAACCCTTATCCATCTGCTATTGACTTCACCGCCTTTGCTTCAGCTCATAGCGATATCGTTGCTACTGCTTATTATTGGGATGCTAGTCCATCAAATGCTGGTGATGCACAATATGCAAGTTGGAATGCTTCCGGTCATGTGGCTGCACCTAATTCTAACCGCAATAGCCCAAGTAGCAGTACTCGTGCGATGCAAGGTTTCTTTGTACAGGTAGCACCTGGCTATGCCGGTGGAAATTTAAGCTTCACTTTCACCAATGCCATGCGTGATGTGAGCGGCAATACCAGTGCTGGATTCTTCAAAACCGAGACTCGCGAGAGAGCCTGGTTTAATCTAAGCACAGATTCTGCGGCAAACCAAATCTTGATCATGTTGGATAATCGCGCCAGTGATGCTTACGATAACCTTTTCGATGCTCCTATCTACAAGGCCAATCAATACCATTCTTTCTATTCTATGCAGGATAGCTTAGAGTACAGTATTCAAGGTTTGCCTTATGTACAAAGCGGCATGGTGAAGAGCATTCCATTAGGTGTGGATGCATGGTACAAAGGAATGTATACCATCTCTTTGGATTCTCTGAATACCTGGGATGCAACTAATGCCATCATCTTAGTAGACAGCTTAAATGGTACCAAAACCGATTTAAGTCTGAATGACTATCAGTTTAGCGTAAATCAAACTGGAATCATCCACAATCGCTTTTACTTATTGTTGGGAACAGATCAGAGTATTGGCTTAGAAGAAAACTTCAGCAATGGCTTGAGCTGGTATCAAGATGCCAATGGAAATCTGGTGATCAATGATGATTTCAAAGCAGGCTTCCAAGAAATTGAAGTACGCGATATGCGCGGTCAATTGATTTACCAAGGTCAATTAGACGCCCAAAACATCCAACACCATATCGGAACTGAATCTTTCAGTGCCGGAGTATACTTGATCCATATGCTGGATCGTGAGCAAGTAAGCCACAGCAGCAAGGTGATGATCAAGAAGTTTTAA
- a CDS encoding T9SS type A sorting domain-containing protein encodes MKRTFCIVFFFQFMVAPSYAQTFNLKSYANRLDIFGSPAMLVEDSVLYSFSMIDGSHTAFTYKKFSRQGQLLDSNYYDVQEKGISLIGMRRNMLQRISGSSLLCVQDFFNSARDTTFPRLYKINNDLDTLYSVKLDLPGTTEVNSFDVLVDSNQIVLLGHYANIDLQLGLYIARYDTALNLLGYSTIRDFRPIYTPGYGHAYFPYRLRRMADNYYITGRCFYVHKFVESFLVKTDLLGNKIWDKRYKYLDSNTVSFEILPIGQDSLFQASIYRSKYINGNGYNRAIFRVLDSNCNVWDSIVYPAEETQFEFTNAIRSADGAILLTGFYYLDGTKGFIWKLDKNLNTIWRRVYYHGDWEDSSWLYNIDQWNDDGIITTGTYFDRYLNPSPYSVYVWLLSLDDSGCLGAGDCGSDISFVEWVLPEQGLSVYPNPAHDYLNLEMGLPECQNMQGTAHIFSLDGELVLEEKVQFFQGKLRLDVSKLNQGQYVLELKTNTSLFMVRVLIH; translated from the coding sequence ATGAAGCGTACTTTTTGTATAGTTTTCTTTTTCCAATTCATGGTAGCTCCCAGCTATGCTCAAACTTTTAACTTAAAGAGTTACGCAAATCGGCTGGATATTTTTGGTTCACCGGCTATGCTAGTTGAGGATAGCGTGCTGTACAGCTTTTCTATGATAGATGGTAGTCATACAGCTTTCACCTATAAGAAGTTTTCACGTCAAGGGCAACTTTTAGATTCTAATTACTACGATGTACAGGAAAAGGGAATTAGCCTTATTGGGATGAGGCGAAACATGCTACAGCGAATCAGTGGTTCCTCACTTTTATGCGTTCAGGATTTTTTTAATTCGGCTCGTGATACGACATTTCCCAGATTATATAAGATAAATAATGATTTAGATACGCTTTATTCTGTGAAATTGGATTTACCCGGAACTACTGAGGTTAACTCCTTTGATGTTTTAGTGGATTCCAATCAAATCGTCCTGCTTGGGCATTATGCTAATATAGATCTGCAACTGGGCTTGTATATAGCCCGCTATGATACTGCCCTTAACTTGTTGGGCTATTCAACTATACGCGACTTCAGACCCATCTATACTCCTGGTTATGGCCATGCCTACTTTCCATACCGATTAAGGAGAATGGCGGATAACTACTACATCACTGGGCGTTGTTTTTATGTCCATAAGTTTGTAGAGAGTTTTTTAGTTAAAACGGACTTACTAGGAAATAAAATTTGGGATAAGCGCTACAAGTATCTAGACTCTAATACGGTTAGTTTTGAAATTCTTCCAATAGGCCAAGACAGTTTGTTTCAGGCATCAATTTATCGAAGTAAATATATAAATGGGAATGGCTATAATAGGGCCATTTTTAGAGTTTTGGATTCAAATTGCAATGTATGGGATTCGATTGTTTACCCTGCGGAAGAAACGCAGTTTGAGTTTACCAATGCAATACGTTCGGCGGATGGTGCTATTCTTTTAACAGGCTTTTATTACCTGGACGGTACAAAAGGTTTTATTTGGAAACTAGATAAAAATTTGAATACTATTTGGCGGCGCGTCTATTACCATGGAGATTGGGAAGATAGTAGCTGGCTTTATAATATTGATCAGTGGAATGATGATGGAATTATTACAACCGGAACTTATTTCGATCGGTACTTAAACCCGAGCCCTTACAGTGTATATGTTTGGCTATTAAGCCTTGATGACTCTGGTTGTTTAGGAGCTGGAGATTGTGGCTCTGATATAAGCTTTGTGGAATGGGTTTTACCCGAACAGGGTTTGAGCGTGTATCCAAATCCGGCACATGATTACCTGAACCTTGAAATGGGACTTCCTGAATGTCAAAATATGCAGGGAACTGCTCACATTTTTAGTTTGGATGGTGAGCTTGTTTTAGAGGAAAAAGTTCAATTCTTCCAAGGGAAATTACGATTGGATGTAAGTAAGCTTAATCAAGGTCAGTATGTTTTGGAGCTGAAAACTAATACAAGCTTGTTTATGGTTAGGGTTCTAATTCACTAA
- a CDS encoding T9SS type A sorting domain-containing protein, which translates to MKYFSYILIFLFLTGGSSYAQTFDIKSYSNRLSTTGSPAMLVEDSVLYSFSVVEGNRTAFTYKKFSRQGQLLDSNYYDVQEKGISLIGMRRNMLQRISGSSLLCVQDFFNPTHDTAYPRLYKINNDLDTLYSVKLDLPGTTTINSFDVLVDSNQIVLLGHYANIDLQLGLYIARYDTALNFLGYSTIRDFRPIYTPGYGHAYFPYRLRRMADNYYITGRCFYVHKFVEGFLVKTDLQGNKIWDKRYQYMGLNGLDASVVPIGHDSLFIPHYFLSSQDSGVDKGKAIFRIVDTSGVVLNDSAYSDEEAYFTIECAWQKGGFIYVIGNYYLEGEKGFVWKLDKGLNTIWRRVYYHGDWEDNSSLYSADHWGDKGIIATGTYFDRYLNPSPYSVYVWLLSLDDSGCLGSGDCGSDISFVEWELPNQQLNLYPNPTQGLINLEISNSELKDGLAHIRIFELSGKKVYDTDVLFLANQFHLNLGSLHPGQYIIEVKTDSRLFLERLVVN; encoded by the coding sequence ATGAAATATTTCTCATACATATTAATATTTCTCTTTTTAACAGGAGGCTCCAGCTATGCCCAGACCTTTGACATAAAGAGCTACTCAAATCGGCTTTCAACTACTGGTTCACCCGCAATGTTAGTTGAGGATAGCGTGCTGTACAGCTTTTCTGTGGTAGAAGGTAATCGCACGGCTTTCACCTATAAGAAGTTTTCGCGCCAAGGGCAACTTTTAGATTCTAATTACTACGATGTACAGGAAAAGGGAATTAGCCTTATTGGGATGAGGCGAAACATGTTACAGCGAATCAGTGGTTCCTCACTTTTATGCGTTCAGGATTTTTTCAATCCGACTCATGATACGGCATATCCTAGATTATATAAGATAAACAACGATTTAGATACACTCTATTCTGTAAAATTAGATTTACCTGGAACCACCACTATAAACTCCTTTGATGTTTTAGTGGATTCCAATCAAATCGTCCTGCTTGGGCATTATGCTAATATAGATCTGCAACTAGGCTTGTATATAGCCCGCTATGATACTGCCCTTAACTTTTTGGGCTATTCAACTATTCGCGACTTCAGGCCCATCTATACTCCTGGTTATGGCCATGCCTACTTTCCATACCGATTAAGGAGAATGGCGGACAACTACTACATAACTGGTCGTTGTTTTTATGTCCATAAGTTTGTAGAGGGCTTTTTGGTTAAAACGGATTTGCAGGGAAATAAAATTTGGGATAAGCGCTACCAGTACATGGGCTTAAATGGACTGGATGCAAGTGTGGTTCCCATTGGGCATGATAGTTTATTTATTCCTCACTATTTTCTATCATCTCAAGATAGTGGAGTAGATAAAGGAAAGGCAATTTTCAGGATAGTTGACACATCAGGTGTAGTCCTTAATGACAGTGCTTATTCTGATGAAGAAGCCTATTTTACAATAGAGTGCGCATGGCAAAAAGGTGGGTTTATTTATGTGATAGGGAATTATTATCTGGAAGGGGAAAAAGGTTTTGTCTGGAAGCTAGATAAGGGCTTAAATACCATTTGGCGACGTGTTTATTATCATGGTGATTGGGAAGATAATAGTTCGCTCTATAGTGCAGATCATTGGGGGGATAAGGGTATCATAGCAACCGGAACCTATTTCGATCGATACTTAAATCCGAGCCCTTACAGTGTATATGTTTGGCTATTAAGCCTTGATGACTCTGGTTGTTTAGGATCTGGAGATTGTGGCTCTGATATAAGTTTTGTGGAATGGGAGCTACCCAATCAGCAACTTAATCTCTACCCAAATCCAACGCAGGGTCTTATTAATCTAGAGATTTCTAATTCTGAATTGAAGGATGGTCTTGCGCACATCAGAATTTTTGAGCTTTCCGGGAAGAAGGTTTATGATACTGATGTTCTTTTTCTTGCTAATCAGTTCCATTTAAATTTAGGCTCATTGCATCCCGGTCAATACATTATTGAAGTGAAAACTGATAGTCGTTTATTCTTAGAAAGGCTAGTGGTGAATTAA